Sequence from the Nocardia cyriacigeorgica GUH-2 genome:
CGGGTCGGCGGCGAGAGCGCCGAAGGTGTCGTCGAGTCCGGCGACCAATTCCTTACCGGCGTCCGGGTTGCGGGCGAACAGGGCGTTGGTGGCGTCGATGGCGCTGCTCGCGCCGGTGAGCAGGGCGACGACGCCGGCGCGCCGTTCGGTGATGGTGCGCGCCGAGGTCACCGATTCGGCCAGCACGTCGATCAATTCGGGTGCCGAGGCGCCGATGGCGCTGGTCGCGGCACCGAGATCGCCGAGCAGGTCACCGATTTCGGGGATCGCGCGAACTTGGGTGGTCCAGAGGTCGAGGCGTTCGATGGTCGAGCCCGGTACCCGGGCGGCGGGGTCGAGCGCGTCGGCGAGGGTGCCGAGCACCCGGCCGAGCTTTTCGGGCTGGATGTGGTCGAGCACGGTCCGCAGGGTGGTGAGGGTGGTCTGGAGTTCGGTGGTGGCGCGGCTGGTGTCCTGCTCGATGGTCGCGCCGGCCCGCAGGCCGAGCGGTGCCGTACCGTTGTCGACCAGCTCGACGGCGGTGACACCGAAGATGTTGGAAGGCACCACCCGCGCGGTGACGCTGCCCGGTATCGCCTCGGCGGCCTCGGGCAGCAGGTCGATCTCCACCCGCTGACGCTCACCCTTCGCGACGATGTCCACCCCGGCGACCGAGCCGACGAGCATCCCGCGGAACTTCACATCCGCCCGTTCCGGCAGCCCGTCCCCGCTGCTGGTCAGCAGCGCGACGACCGGCACCCGATCGTCGAACGCGCCGGTGTAGCGCAGACCGAGCAGCGCAACCCCCGTGACGATGACGACCGCCATGGCCACCCCGCCCAAGCCCAGCGCGCGGTTCGACGGCCCGCGCCCACTCGGATCGATGATCATCGCCTGCCCCTACCCGGAAATCCGCAGACCCGGGTCGATCCCCCAGACCGCCAGTGTCAACAGCAGATTCGCGAAGACGACCACGATGATGGTGGTCTTGATGGCCTTTCCGGCCGCGACGCCGACGCCCTCCGGCCCGCCCGAGGCGACGAACCCGTAGTAGCACTGGATGAACGTCGCCAGCAGCACGAAAACCACCACCTTCAGCACCGAATACGCGATGTCCACCGGGTTGAGGAACTGGTGGAAGTAGTGATCGAAGGTGCCGAGGGTGGTGCCGCCGAGGAACAGGATCGACAGTTTCGTGGTGAGGTAGGCGATGGCCAGGCCGATGCTGTAGAGCGGAACGATCGCCACCAGCGCCGCCAGCATTCTGGTGCTGATCAGGTAGGGAAGCGGCCGGATCGCGATGGATTCGAGCGCGTCGATTTCCTCCGAGATCCGCATCGAACCGAGCTGCGCGGTGCACCGGCAGCCGGCCTGCGCGGCGAAGGCCAGCGTGGCCAGCAGCGGAGCCAGTTCCCTGGTGGTGGCGAAGCCGGATACCGCACCGGTCAGCGGCGTCATGGTGAGCAGCTCGAGTGCGGTATGCGATTCCATCCCGACGGTGATGCCGCCGAACCCGCACAGGATCAGCACCACACCCGCCGTGCCACCGCCCACCACCAGGGAACCGTTTCCCCAGGTCACGTCGGTGATAAGGCGGAGTAGTTCCTTGCGGTAGTGGCGCAGCACGAACGGCATCGCGGCGATCGACTGCACCAGCACCAGCCCGATGTGGCCGAGTCGCACACTCGTGTGCGCGGGCCCGGCGACCAGGGCGCGGGCGGGACGCAGCAGCGGCGGTGTGTAGGAACTCATCTCAGAGCACCTTCGCCGGGAACAGCGTGTTGTAGATCTGCGTGATGACGATATTGGTGGCGAACAGCACGATCGCCGAGGTGACCACCGCCGAGTTCACCGCATTCGCGACCCCGGCCGGACCGCCCTTGGCATTGAGCCCGGTATCGCAGGCGATGATCGCGGTGAGCGCGCCGAAGATCGCGGCCTTCACGATCGCGACGGCGAGATCGGCGGCCACCGCGAACGAGGCGAACGTGCTGACATAGGACCCGGGGGTCCCGGCCTGGATGTAGACGTTGAACACATATCCGGTGGCGAACCCGACGAAGACGACGAATCCGCACAGCAGCATGCTGATCAGCACCGCCGCCAGCAGTCGCGGCGCCACCAACCGCCGCACCGGGTCGACCCCCATCACCCGCATCGCATCGATTTCCTCGCGAATCGTGCGCGAGCCCAGGTCGGCGCACATGGCCGAACCGACCGCGCCCGCGATCATCAGCGACGCCACCAGCGGCGCACCCTGCCGGATGATGCCGAGCCCGTTCACCGCCCCGATGAAGGTGGTCGCGCCGACCTGGCTGACCAGCGACCCCACCTGAATCGACACCACCACCGCGATGGGAATCGCGATGAGCAGCGTCGGCGCGGCCGACACATTGGCCATGAACGCGGCTTGCTGCAGGAACTCCCGGCCCGGAAACCGCCGTCGGACAAGCGAAGTGCACAACTCGGCGAAGGCGCGGCCGGTCATGGTGACCTGACGTCCGGCGGTCTCCACCGACTTCTGTGGATGGTCGCGCCAGTAGTCGAGTCCGAACCTGATCGCTCGTTGCCGATCGGTTGGATCGGCGATGGCTCCAGTGCTGGTCATATAGCCGCCTTTGGCTGGATAGAGCGCGTTCAACCCCCCCGCGCATCGCCAACGTTCCTACGCAGGCGAAGCGAATTGTCTGAGACAGTAACAATCGCCCGGGTGACCCGCTAGCCCTTTCGCGGAATTTCTCAGACGCCGGGCCGAACGAACCCGGCGAAGGGGCCTCAGAAGTCGAGGTCGGGGATGTCGATGTCCAGCACCGACTGAGTCAGCGCATCGAGTTCGTTCATGGCCGCGCCGATATCGAGCGCTTCGAGTCCGTCGACCTCGGCGCGCAGTTCTTCGAGTTCGGCCAGCAGGGCGGCGGCCTCGTCGGTGACGGGAGCGTCGCCGGCCGGTGGATCGCAGGGCTGCCACGAGATGGCCTCATGCCACCAGGAATCGTGACGAGCCCAGGACCAGGTGACCTTGCGGGCGAGCCGGGCGTCATCGGTGAGCAGGCGGAAATGCTCGCCGGCAGTGTGGTGGGTCAGTTCCAGAATGTCGTCGGGCAACTGTCTGATATGGAGCTGGGTGTCGCGATCATGGGCCAGCGTCAGCGCGGGGCCGTCGATATCGCGCGTGTTCGGGATCAGCAGATCCACCAACGGTTCGGTCACCGTAGGGAAGCTGTGCGGTCCGGCTTTGACAGGAACGCGCGCGGCGGTGCGCGGATGATGCAGGCGGCGGGCGTCGACTTCGAACACGGCCAGATCGCGAGTCGCGGTCAGCCGCAATGCGGTACACAACCCGGTGAGGTGATCGCCGGACTCGACCTCGAGCAACAACCCGCGTCCATCCGGCGGCCGCACGACCGACAGCGGCCCCGCCTGCCGCCGCAACTGCGCGACGACGATCCCGACCACCGGCAGCGGCGCGGTGGGCTCCGAATGTTCCAGGATCGCCCGGTACTGCCCGAAAGCCTGTTCCGGCGAACCTGTTCCGGCGGCGGGCAAAACGGCGAACACTGAACTCACCCGCCCAGTACAGCACCGACCGGCCGCCCGCGCCCGCGCATGCCGCGGAAATCTGGATCTCAGAGCCCGGAAACGTCGGCGAGCTGCCCGATGCCATAGGTGATCGCCATCGCCAGCGCCCCGCCGACCACCACCCGCACCACCGCCCGGCCGCGACGGCTGCCGCCGAGCCGGGCGCTGATCGAACCGGTGAGCGCCAGCGCGACGACCACGGCCGCGAACGTCACCGGAATGCGGAGATCGTTGGGCGGCAGCAGTATTGCCAGAAGCGGCAGGAGCGCGCCGATGGTGAAGGCGACGGCGGAGGAAAACGCCGCATGCCACGGGTTGGTGAGTTCGCGGGGATTCAAACCCAGTTCGGCTTCCGCGTGCGCGGTGAACGCGTCGTGCGCGGTGAGTTCCTCGGCCACCCGGCGCGCGGTGTCCGGTGTCAAGCCCTTGGCTCGATAGATCGCGGTCAACTCGGCGAGTTCGGATTCCGGTTCGTCCCGCAATTCCCGGCGTTCCTTGGCCAGCAGTGCCCGCTCGGAATCGCGCTGGGTGCTCACCGAGACGTATTCGCCGACCGCCATCGAGATCGCCCCCGCGGTCAATCCGGCGATCCCGGCGGTGGCGATCGTGCTGGTGGCGGTATTCGCGGCGGCGACACCGACCACGAGGCCGGCCGTCGAGACGATGCCGTCGTTCGCGCCGAGGACGCCGGCCCGCAACCAGTTCAGCCGCGTCGCCAGGGTTTCGGTGTGCGGCTCGCCGGGGTGCTGTGCCGCGCCGTCGAGCTCGCTCGATGCGTCCATAGCCGCAGCCTATGTCAATGCGGTCGCCGGCACGGACGTCTGCTCACGGGCGAGCGCGGGGTCTTTGCGGATCGCGGTCGGTGGGTGCCCCCACCAGCGGCGACAGCAGCGGGTCAGGGTGGCCTGTTCGGTGAGGCCGACGAGGGAAGCGATCTGGCTCATCGCGATATCGGTGGTGGTGAGGTAGCGGCGGGTTTCGCTGCGGCGTACGTCGTCGAGGACGGCGGCGAAGGTGGTGCCTTCGGCGCTGAGGCGGCGTTGCAGCGTGCGCGGATGCATCGTCAACAGCCCGGCCACCACGCCGATTTCGGGTGGGGTGGTGCCGAGCAGCTGTTTGACGGCGGCGCGCACGGTCGGCACCGCCGAGCTGCCGGTCGCCGCGGTCTGCTGGGCCAGGAATTCCATGGCCAGCCGGTGCAGGTTCTCGTCGCCGCCGCTGAGCTGACGCGCGGCGAGACTGCTCGGCACCCGCAGCAGCGCGTCGCGGCGCCCGGCCCGCACCGGCGCGCCGAAGAACTCCTCGTACACCGACAGCGGTGCGGGCGGCCGGTACGGCAGCTCCACCGAACGCAGGCCGTAGCGGTCGCCGATCAACCGCTGGATGGTGCGGTGCACGAAGGCGAGCCCGAGATCGGTGCCCTGGATCGGGATCGCCGCCGCGGCCCGCACCCCGTAGCGCAAGGCCGCTACGCCGCGATCGCCGTACGGGTCGGGCTCGAGCACCAGGCTCAGCGAGCGGGCGTGCACGAACAGATACCGGGAACTGCATTCGAGCACGTCGGCCAGGGCGGGGGAGCTGCGGATGGCCAGCGCCAGCGGGCCGAGCATGGCCAGATCCTGCCGCGCCGACATGCGTAGCCCGAGGTCGGGGCAATCCAGCCGGTGCGCGGCCAGCTCGAGCACCGCCGACACCGCCTGGTCCGGGACCAGCATGTCGTCGGTGTCCAGGGCCGCCACCGGCAGCCCGCAGGCGATGGCGAACTCCTCGGCATCGCCGCCCAGCTCGGCGACCGTGGCCCGGAAACCACGCAGACCAGCGGAGCGAATCACCGACATGTCGCCCAGAATCAAATACTTGTCGTGTGAAGTCAAGTGGCGGCCGCCGCCGACCCGCACACTGGACACCATGACCGAGACCGTTGTTGCTCCGGAACACCTCGATGTGGTGATCGTCGGCGCCGGCCTGTCCGGCATCGGCGCCGCCTACCGGTTGCAGACCGAATGCCCCGGCAAGTCCTACGCCGTGCTCGAGGCCCGCGACGCCATGGGTGGAACCTGGGATCTGTTCCGCTACCCGGGCATCCGCTCCGATTCGGACATGTTCACTCTCGGCTACCCGTTCAAGCCGTGGCGCGATGCCAAGTCGATCGCCGACGGTCCCTCGATCCTGCGCTACATCACCGAGACCGCCGCCGAGAACGACATCGACCGCAAGATCCGCTATCGCACCAAGGTGCTCGGTGCGGAATGGTCCAGCGCGACCGCGCGCTGGACGCTCACCCTCGAGCACCGCGACGAGCACGGCGCCGTCGAACACCGCGAGCTGACCTGCGAGTTCCTCTACGCCTGTGCCGGCTACTACAACTACGACCACGGGCACGCGCCGGAATTCCCCGGCATCGACGATTTCACCGGCACCGTGGTGCACCCGCAGTTCTGGCCGGAGGACCTCGACTACACCGGCAAGCGCGTGGTCGTCATCGGCAGCGGCGCCACCGCGGTGACCCTGGTGCCGTCGATGGCCGAGCAGGCCGAACTGGTCACCATGCTGCAACGCTCACCCACCTGGATCAGCCCGGTACCCGGCCGCGACAAGGTGGCCGACCGGATCCGGGCCACGCTGCCGCCGAACCTCGCGCATCGACTGATCCGTACCAAGAACATCCTGTTCAACGTCGGTTTCTACCAGTACTGCCGCCGTCGTCCAGAAGCCGCCCGCAAACTGCTGACCGGCCTGACCACCCGCATCCTGAAGGACGACAAGGCCGTCGC
This genomic interval carries:
- a CDS encoding ABC transporter permease; its protein translation is MSSYTPPLLRPARALVAGPAHTSVRLGHIGLVLVQSIAAMPFVLRHYRKELLRLITDVTWGNGSLVVGGGTAGVVLILCGFGGITVGMESHTALELLTMTPLTGAVSGFATTRELAPLLATLAFAAQAGCRCTAQLGSMRISEEIDALESIAIRPLPYLISTRMLAALVAIVPLYSIGLAIAYLTTKLSILFLGGTTLGTFDHYFHQFLNPVDIAYSVLKVVVFVLLATFIQCYYGFVASGGPEGVGVAAGKAIKTTIIVVVFANLLLTLAVWGIDPGLRISG
- a CDS encoding VIT1/CCC1 transporter family protein, whose product is MDASSELDGAAQHPGEPHTETLATRLNWLRAGVLGANDGIVSTAGLVVGVAAANTATSTIATAGIAGLTAGAISMAVGEYVSVSTQRDSERALLAKERRELRDEPESELAELTAIYRAKGLTPDTARRVAEELTAHDAFTAHAEAELGLNPRELTNPWHAAFSSAVAFTIGALLPLLAILLPPNDLRIPVTFAAVVVALALTGSISARLGGSRRGRAVVRVVVGGALAMAITYGIGQLADVSGL
- a CDS encoding flavin-containing monooxygenase; this translates as MTETVVAPEHLDVVIVGAGLSGIGAAYRLQTECPGKSYAVLEARDAMGGTWDLFRYPGIRSDSDMFTLGYPFKPWRDAKSIADGPSILRYITETAAENDIDRKIRYRTKVLGAEWSSATARWTLTLEHRDEHGAVEHRELTCEFLYACAGYYNYDHGHAPEFPGIDDFTGTVVHPQFWPEDLDYTGKRVVVIGSGATAVTLVPSMAEQAELVTMLQRSPTWISPVPGRDKVADRIRATLPPNLAHRLIRTKNILFNVGFYQYCRRRPEAARKLLTGLTTRILKDDKAVAEHFTPSYNPWDQRLCAAPDADFFKAIRKGKAEVVTDRIDTFVPEGIRLESGRTLPADIVITATGLQLLAFGGITPVVDGRRVELSEQFVWQGAMLTGVPNFAVCIGYTNASWTLRADLTSRLVCKVINHMDRNGYAAVEPRPDGRLDERPLLDLASGYIQRSIGDFPRQGDRHPWKVRQNYLLDSATTMRTDLGKTLAPTPRSAVRTPVASSAR
- a CDS encoding MlaE family ABC transporter permease, which gives rise to MTSTGAIADPTDRQRAIRFGLDYWRDHPQKSVETAGRQVTMTGRAFAELCTSLVRRRFPGREFLQQAAFMANVSAAPTLLIAIPIAVVVSIQVGSLVSQVGATTFIGAVNGLGIIRQGAPLVASLMIAGAVGSAMCADLGSRTIREEIDAMRVMGVDPVRRLVAPRLLAAVLISMLLCGFVVFVGFATGYVFNVYIQAGTPGSYVSTFASFAVAADLAVAIVKAAIFGALTAIIACDTGLNAKGGPAGVANAVNSAVVTSAIVLFATNIVITQIYNTLFPAKVL
- a CDS encoding AraC family transcriptional regulator; this encodes MVSSVRVGGGRHLTSHDKYLILGDMSVIRSAGLRGFRATVAELGGDAEEFAIACGLPVAALDTDDMLVPDQAVSAVLELAAHRLDCPDLGLRMSARQDLAMLGPLALAIRSSPALADVLECSSRYLFVHARSLSLVLEPDPYGDRGVAALRYGVRAAAAIPIQGTDLGLAFVHRTIQRLIGDRYGLRSVELPYRPPAPLSVYEEFFGAPVRAGRRDALLRVPSSLAARQLSGGDENLHRLAMEFLAQQTAATGSSAVPTVRAAVKQLLGTTPPEIGVVAGLLTMHPRTLQRRLSAEGTTFAAVLDDVRRSETRRYLTTTDIAMSQIASLVGLTEQATLTRCCRRWWGHPPTAIRKDPALAREQTSVPATALT
- a CDS encoding MlaD family protein, with product MIIDPSGRGPSNRALGLGGVAMAVVIVTGVALLGLRYTGAFDDRVPVVALLTSSGDGLPERADVKFRGMLVGSVAGVDIVAKGERQRVEIDLLPEAAEAIPGSVTARVVPSNIFGVTAVELVDNGTAPLGLRAGATIEQDTSRATTELQTTLTTLRTVLDHIQPEKLGRVLGTLADALDPAARVPGSTIERLDLWTTQVRAIPEIGDLLGDLGAATSAIGASAPELIDVLAESVTSARTITERRAGVVALLTGASSAIDATNALFARNPDAGKELVAGLDDTFGALAADPDALPVSVANLNAALGKLATVFNWGPSEQMSWAIDVTFTPFQQYTARDCPRYGELAGPRCGDGTVPNTAPPQQFPPSMVPRHLDAAGPAPSAPGAHGVPGIPAMPQLPGIPGFPLFPGLPALPMPVPGAAVAPPQEAAPGSALPDSAPPATPRPAAALPGKPAPAAAPEAQGTSPAPGTFPADGAATLGQHPPSGTNPPLRGRAAVAALVGGEPNAAQLMLLGPILAGGSLTVRETSATVPDGGR